A stretch of the Bacillus licheniformis DSM 13 = ATCC 14580 genome encodes the following:
- a CDS encoding phage baseplate upper protein — protein sequence MIYKNTAVHFDVNAQVKRSVSANIQFSTQDIGTAKLSFNLTKDGVPLPISKATHAKLFMKFTDGSQVYVNTEVEDALKGAIFYVLTPEQIKHAGTVHAELYVKYDNGQKMSVHKFSFEIDKALIDADIVPVAEYYFEDFETFKAEAEEMIDDLQAKFEMLDNIETKEGAQARADAAETNAKAYMDKHASKKDNPHGVTKDQIGLSKVDNVKQATKAEFDEHHSDNTRHINKAERTKWNAGQLYKLTDDNGGRTLIPDDTDLLTLPSGLYYGVSNKVVNSPEPKAVEWFHYDVSTNNARKTIVVTATANPKRWFGTIHTDGSFKGWQRFITDADAEVTWQSPTLLNGWKQYGTHKVQFSKNALGEVEIIGSITGGTIGFDVPAFMLPAGYRPIQMLHFIGVASSQGTGTTPQYHRTQIATDGTVYIQSCSNTVNPNEFITFGFKFKAA from the coding sequence ATGATTTATAAAAATACGGCTGTGCACTTTGATGTCAATGCACAAGTGAAGCGAAGTGTATCAGCAAATATTCAGTTCAGTACACAAGATATCGGGACCGCAAAATTGTCGTTTAACCTGACAAAGGACGGTGTGCCTTTGCCGATTAGTAAGGCAACCCATGCCAAGCTATTCATGAAATTTACTGACGGCAGCCAGGTCTATGTCAATACAGAAGTCGAAGACGCGCTGAAGGGCGCTATTTTTTATGTCTTAACGCCGGAACAAATCAAACATGCCGGTACCGTTCACGCGGAGCTTTATGTCAAATATGATAATGGTCAGAAAATGAGTGTCCATAAATTTTCTTTTGAGATTGATAAAGCTCTCATTGATGCGGATATCGTGCCCGTTGCCGAATACTACTTTGAAGATTTTGAAACGTTCAAAGCTGAAGCGGAAGAAATGATTGATGACTTGCAGGCAAAATTTGAAATGCTTGATAATATCGAAACCAAAGAGGGAGCCCAAGCAAGAGCTGACGCTGCCGAAACCAATGCAAAAGCTTACATGGATAAGCACGCATCTAAAAAAGACAATCCGCACGGTGTCACAAAAGATCAGATCGGCTTATCTAAAGTAGACAATGTGAAGCAGGCGACAAAAGCAGAGTTTGATGAGCACCACAGCGATAATACTCGACACATAAATAAAGCTGAGCGAACGAAATGGAATGCCGGACAGCTTTATAAATTAACCGATGACAACGGCGGGAGAACGCTAATTCCTGATGACACTGACTTATTAACCTTACCATCAGGACTTTATTATGGTGTCAGTAACAAAGTTGTGAATTCTCCAGAACCGAAGGCGGTCGAGTGGTTTCATTACGATGTTTCAACTAATAATGCACGCAAAACGATCGTGGTAACTGCTACGGCCAATCCTAAAAGGTGGTTTGGGACAATCCACACTGACGGATCATTTAAAGGTTGGCAGAGATTTATAACGGATGCCGACGCGGAAGTTACCTGGCAATCACCTACTTTGTTAAACGGGTGGAAGCAGTATGGAACCCATAAGGTTCAGTTTAGTAAAAATGCCCTTGGAGAGGTTGAAATTATCGGCTCAATAACCGGTGGAACAATTGGTTTTGATGTGCCGGCTTTTATGCTGCCGGCTGGATATCGCCCTATACAAATGCTTCATTTTATAGGTGTAGCTTCTAGTCAAGGCACTGGCACCACTCCTCAGTACCATAGAACCCAGATCGCCACTGATGGAACTGTTTACATTCAGAGTTGTTCAAATACGGTAAACCCAAACGAATTTATTACTTTCGGTTTTAAATTTAAGGCGGCTTAG
- a CDS encoding right-handed parallel beta-helix repeat-containing protein, whose amino-acid sequence MQRLIKDYDQTRNSRYQAQLRADMQSIENSLNEQERQIQSHQTSKKAHTSDQIAHSSGLTVSQEIETAKARARNLVLNADGTNIKEVVDARVDRRGTIYPTLWDRLAADGQYIETRFNFKNALNYGADPTGKSPSAWAIQKALDEIRREGGGQLVIPGGIYLIEKRMIVYENTRVTMAADCVLLRGWAGGFFVNGRPDDSFSGFSGRSNIIIEGGILDGNYANIDKYPSTAMDSIILGHANNIWIDRVTFKDTITAHAIDANGINNLQITRSNFFGFIDLSGKRPFSEAIQLGEFVEMGVNQFGEFDGTPNQNVYIAHNHFGKSELLGGWGSAIGNHYAVYDIFQKNITIFDNTIEDCGFAGVRTFKWGEVKILNNRFKRNNECIRISQAAGGIESSKNVEGVQMNRPQNAQNVLIQGNDFYDYKSYGILSFGQIYNNEVAWSDGIRIFGNYFKLKAKEIGEYDDEQAIKLVFARNAFISDNRIFGGRRGMWIEGCYNTFIDRNYVSCVDTEAIYVEKSRDKTSTVPKSYHLSIDRNEINTTGRNGIFIQNCDHFDVRDNNVMNTNKEQSSTRGRGGIYVENGYDGRIENSRIRGVEKAFAILVKDAATEVNVTNTKGTGRVIVQGDSNFNGYYGTTKDDYIRKIITKSSS is encoded by the coding sequence ATGCAACGGCTGATAAAAGACTATGATCAAACCCGGAATTCCCGTTATCAAGCACAACTAAGAGCAGATATGCAAAGCATAGAAAACAGCTTGAATGAGCAAGAAAGACAGATTCAATCGCATCAAACATCAAAAAAAGCTCATACGTCTGATCAGATTGCTCACAGCAGCGGGCTTACAGTATCCCAAGAAATCGAAACTGCCAAAGCAAGGGCCAGAAATTTAGTGTTAAATGCCGACGGAACGAACATAAAGGAAGTTGTTGACGCGCGTGTTGATCGTAGGGGAACAATTTACCCGACTTTATGGGACCGTCTGGCTGCAGATGGGCAGTATATTGAAACGAGATTTAACTTTAAAAATGCGCTTAACTATGGTGCGGACCCGACCGGAAAAAGCCCATCTGCCTGGGCCATACAAAAGGCGCTGGATGAAATTCGTCGAGAAGGCGGCGGGCAGCTTGTGATACCAGGCGGTATTTATTTAATCGAAAAAAGAATGATTGTGTATGAAAATACCCGTGTCACTATGGCCGCGGATTGTGTACTTCTTAGAGGATGGGCCGGCGGATTCTTTGTCAACGGAAGGCCGGATGATAGCTTCAGCGGCTTTTCCGGAAGAAGCAACATCATTATTGAAGGCGGTATTTTAGACGGTAACTATGCCAATATAGACAAATACCCGTCTACTGCGATGGACTCAATCATTTTAGGTCATGCAAATAATATTTGGATTGACCGCGTAACTTTCAAAGACACGATTACCGCCCATGCCATTGATGCCAATGGGATCAACAATCTCCAGATCACAAGGAGCAATTTTTTTGGATTCATAGACTTGAGCGGAAAACGCCCTTTCTCAGAAGCCATACAGCTTGGGGAATTTGTTGAAATGGGCGTCAATCAATTCGGAGAGTTTGACGGCACCCCTAATCAAAACGTTTATATCGCCCATAATCATTTTGGTAAATCTGAGCTGTTGGGCGGCTGGGGTTCTGCGATAGGAAATCACTATGCTGTTTATGATATTTTCCAAAAAAACATCACAATCTTTGACAATACGATTGAGGACTGTGGTTTTGCAGGAGTAAGAACGTTTAAATGGGGCGAAGTTAAGATTTTAAACAATCGATTTAAGCGCAATAATGAATGTATTCGAATTTCCCAAGCAGCCGGAGGAATTGAAAGTTCTAAAAATGTTGAAGGAGTCCAAATGAATCGCCCCCAAAATGCACAAAACGTCTTGATTCAGGGAAATGATTTTTATGATTACAAGTCATACGGAATCTTATCGTTTGGGCAAATATATAACAACGAAGTCGCCTGGAGCGATGGCATTCGTATTTTTGGGAACTACTTTAAATTAAAGGCAAAAGAGATTGGTGAATATGACGATGAGCAAGCCATAAAATTAGTCTTTGCAAGAAATGCTTTCATCTCTGATAACCGGATTTTTGGGGGAAGAAGAGGGATGTGGATAGAAGGCTGTTACAACACCTTTATTGATCGAAATTATGTTTCCTGTGTTGATACAGAAGCAATCTACGTCGAAAAAAGCAGAGACAAAACTTCTACCGTGCCGAAATCATATCACCTTTCTATTGATCGAAACGAAATTAACACTACTGGCCGCAACGGTATTTTCATTCAAAACTGCGATCACTTTGATGTGAGAGATAATAATGTGATGAATACCAATAAAGAGCAAAGCAGTACGAGAGGGCGCGGCGGCATTTATGTGGAAAACGGATACGACGGACGAATTGAAAATAGCCGGATACGAGGCGTCGAGAAGGCGTTTGCGATTTTAGTAAAAGACGCTGCAACAGAGGTGAATGTCACCAACACAAAAGGGACTGGCCGCGTCATCGTTCAAGGAGATTCCAATTTTAACGGGTATTATGGGACAACAAAAGATGACTATATTAGAAAAATCATTACAAAAAGCAGCAGCTAA
- a CDS encoding phage tail protein, whose amino-acid sequence MANTDFIKEIAPDAQRVYKKYDILASLIIAQACLESAWGTSGLVQKGKNLFGIKGTYNGQYVLMWTTEYDKSGNATKVQARFRKYPSWYESIQDLAKLYVNGTSWDPNHYKAVVGEKDYKKASAALVKAGYATDPNYATKLNNLIQTYKLTQYDTVGGVPEGPDEPETPIPDPEIPSKEYDGKDITLNQNLPSDTDFPQLHVSTKDGKKVVEITGVSVDLTDDTTGKKSFTFTITKTQENGTEFDLLVDDNILYLDEKKFKHQKYYITGVELHQEKNVISKTVTASHIFTVLLINNRIHETVSKKLRLRDALDFALKNTDFKYIFKTPESEFESADQENFGDKNSTELMDEIIEDYGIEIDVDNYKIYIYKKMGKRINFTLDSRYNMPGISITTNSQNSTTRAWGYGALKKGSSTDDKNPQYEFEPILYIHPDEKKFLIEGKPRWAEPIRDERYKKASSMISALKRHVNPYPEMTVEADFQKIYEPKLLEIEQDFWKGDTIHVLADTADGITFEDNVRLVSIQYNPLNPYSSPKLTFANFRKDIQSINVDQAKRLRDQKRYIDQLFKTLR is encoded by the coding sequence ATGGCAAACACAGATTTTATAAAGGAAATTGCACCAGACGCCCAAAGAGTCTATAAAAAGTATGATATTCTCGCGTCTCTCATTATTGCTCAAGCCTGTTTAGAGAGCGCATGGGGGACAAGCGGGCTGGTGCAGAAAGGGAAAAACTTATTCGGCATCAAGGGTACTTATAACGGTCAATATGTTCTCATGTGGACGACTGAATATGATAAGAGCGGAAATGCAACCAAAGTACAAGCTCGCTTTCGAAAATATCCATCTTGGTATGAATCGATTCAGGATTTAGCCAAGTTGTATGTGAACGGAACGAGCTGGGATCCGAATCACTATAAAGCTGTAGTCGGCGAAAAAGATTACAAGAAGGCGAGTGCTGCACTTGTAAAAGCTGGTTATGCGACTGACCCCAATTATGCGACAAAGTTGAATAATCTCATTCAAACCTACAAGCTAACACAATATGACACTGTGGGTGGGGTGCCAGAAGGACCTGACGAACCGGAAACACCGATACCTGATCCAGAAATACCAAGCAAGGAATATGACGGGAAAGACATTACACTCAATCAGAATCTGCCGTCAGATACCGATTTCCCACAGCTTCATGTGTCAACAAAAGACGGAAAAAAGGTTGTGGAAATAACGGGTGTGTCAGTTGATCTGACAGACGATACGACAGGTAAGAAGAGTTTTACCTTCACTATCACAAAAACGCAGGAGAACGGCACAGAATTTGATTTATTGGTGGACGATAACATACTTTATCTGGATGAGAAAAAATTTAAACACCAAAAATATTACATTACGGGTGTCGAACTTCATCAAGAGAAAAATGTTATTAGTAAAACCGTTACAGCAAGCCACATATTCACTGTGCTGCTTATTAACAACAGGATTCATGAAACTGTATCAAAGAAATTAAGATTGAGAGATGCGCTTGATTTTGCGCTGAAGAATACAGACTTCAAATATATTTTTAAGACGCCTGAGAGTGAATTTGAATCAGCAGATCAAGAAAATTTCGGTGATAAAAACTCGACAGAGCTAATGGATGAAATCATTGAGGATTATGGGATTGAAATAGACGTGGATAATTACAAAATTTATATCTACAAAAAGATGGGGAAACGGATTAATTTCACCCTAGATTCGCGCTATAATATGCCCGGCATTTCAATTACAACAAACTCGCAAAACAGTACAACACGTGCCTGGGGATACGGGGCCTTAAAAAAGGGGAGCAGTACTGATGACAAAAACCCTCAGTACGAGTTTGAGCCTATTTTATACATTCATCCAGACGAAAAGAAATTCTTGATTGAAGGGAAGCCACGCTGGGCTGAACCGATCAGGGATGAGCGCTATAAAAAAGCCAGCAGTATGATTTCTGCATTAAAAAGGCATGTGAATCCATATCCGGAAATGACGGTAGAAGCTGATTTCCAAAAAATCTATGAGCCGAAGCTTTTAGAGATCGAGCAAGATTTCTGGAAAGGCGACACCATCCATGTCTTGGCTGATACGGCTGATGGTATCACATTTGAAGATAATGTGAGACTTGTGTCCATCCAGTACAACCCTCTGAACCCATACAGCAGTCCGAAATTGACGTTTGCGAACTTCCGCAAAGATATCCAAAGCATAAATGTGGATCAAGCGAAAAGGCTTAGAGATCAAAAACGATATATTGACCAGCTTTTCAAAACGCTCAGGTAG
- a CDS encoding phage tail family protein encodes MKLFLDYDNGLGEQSLNSLLPFFEPLSFTPEAPGIDRETVSIPRINGVVLPQHPRDVTYTERKITVEFYLNSIIAENFYQFRRELYALLVKPFPYYISTDLLPNLRFRVTCDGNFSIPKEKEKNFVTFTVEFNNITGLAESKFTSLTKQNFDVEHWSPGMNIQMRDDLEYRFKNRKRFQVYNTGDAYINPLEHDYNVALWAAGKNVTIINHTNGEKLKIEQELKKTQRVSFIKQYTVINKTPIKTSGRLPGLDIGMNKFEILNTNDFEIIFDTRFYYA; translated from the coding sequence GTGAAATTATTCCTTGATTACGATAATGGTCTTGGGGAGCAGAGCTTAAATAGCCTGCTTCCTTTTTTTGAACCTTTAAGCTTCACACCTGAAGCACCGGGGATTGATCGTGAAACGGTTAGCATCCCGAGAATAAACGGAGTTGTCCTTCCGCAACATCCTCGGGATGTCACATATACAGAACGAAAAATAACCGTTGAATTTTATTTAAATTCAATCATCGCTGAAAACTTTTATCAATTTAGACGGGAGCTTTACGCGCTTTTAGTTAAGCCGTTTCCCTATTATATCTCGACCGATTTATTGCCGAATCTCCGTTTTCGGGTAACTTGTGATGGAAATTTTAGTATCCCAAAAGAAAAGGAGAAAAACTTTGTAACGTTCACAGTTGAATTTAACAACATCACGGGACTGGCAGAATCGAAATTCACTTCTCTGACAAAGCAAAATTTTGACGTTGAGCATTGGAGCCCAGGCATGAACATTCAAATGCGTGACGATCTGGAATACAGGTTCAAAAATCGAAAGAGGTTTCAGGTTTATAACACTGGTGATGCCTATATCAATCCTTTGGAACATGACTACAATGTGGCCTTATGGGCGGCCGGAAAAAATGTGACGATCATCAACCATACAAATGGTGAAAAGCTGAAAATTGAACAGGAATTAAAAAAAACGCAGCGTGTTTCTTTTATTAAGCAATACACAGTGATCAATAAAACACCTATTAAAACATCCGGCAGACTCCCGGGACTCGATATAGGAATGAATAAGTTTGAAATCTTGAATACCAATGATTTTGAAATCATATTTGATACCCGTTTCTACTACGCGTAA